A single Cnuibacter physcomitrellae DNA region contains:
- a CDS encoding FAD-binding oxidoreductase, producing MTGVKHMKWWGWGVEGVGFHWQDKPAFRPFVQKAVALDVKVPPSKPIAFEDLTVPAPILADELRETLERIVGLGYALTDDESRVVHTFGKSIRDLLRIRRNELGRVPDIVVYPADEAQVQGVVDAAAEAGAVIIPFGGGSNIAGSLEPIPGEQRTVISLDMGRLNRVLEIDEYSGLARIQAGAQGPDLEEQLNSKGWTLGHFPDSFTHSTLGGWVATRSSGMQSDKYGDIADIARGLRMVRPGELVVLRPLPSTSTGPSVREMIIGSEGRLGVITEVWVNVHRQPAVREVQAYFFPTWDAGLAAMHEIAESDASPSITRVSDARESGFSLATRKESKGFSAVAQNTLMNVLKRRGWNLDDMCLSFIGYEGTSKHVSYEKRLVGSIVRKHGGIGVGKGPGALYDQKKFDTPYLRDFLLDRGAAADVSETAAPWSKLKSVYDNTIAAANRAYDELGVHGWIMCHLSHSYHSGACLYFTFAFKHDENPVAQYQVVKDAIQQAFVDSGATLSHHHAVGLEHAPWMEEDISTGGVHLMQALFDAADPQGILNPGKILSRGFHAAPEEQASAAAAPAAAAPAATAPARKPAAAKRSAAAKESAPESTSAPESAPATAE from the coding sequence ATGACCGGCGTCAAGCACATGAAGTGGTGGGGTTGGGGAGTCGAGGGGGTCGGCTTCCACTGGCAGGACAAGCCCGCGTTCCGCCCGTTCGTGCAGAAGGCCGTGGCCCTCGACGTGAAGGTGCCGCCGTCGAAGCCGATCGCCTTCGAGGACCTCACCGTGCCCGCGCCGATCCTCGCCGACGAGCTCCGCGAGACGCTCGAGCGGATCGTCGGGCTCGGCTACGCGCTCACCGACGACGAGTCGCGCGTGGTGCACACCTTCGGCAAGAGCATCCGCGACCTCCTCCGCATCCGCCGCAACGAGCTGGGCCGGGTGCCCGACATCGTGGTCTACCCGGCCGACGAGGCGCAGGTGCAGGGCGTCGTCGACGCCGCCGCAGAGGCGGGCGCCGTGATCATCCCCTTCGGCGGCGGCAGCAACATCGCCGGCAGCCTCGAGCCGATCCCGGGCGAGCAGCGCACGGTGATCTCGCTCGACATGGGCCGCCTCAACCGCGTGCTCGAGATCGACGAGTACTCGGGTCTCGCGCGCATCCAGGCGGGCGCCCAGGGCCCCGACCTCGAGGAGCAGCTGAACTCGAAGGGCTGGACGCTCGGTCACTTCCCCGACAGCTTCACGCACTCCACGCTCGGCGGCTGGGTCGCCACCCGTTCGTCGGGCATGCAGTCCGACAAGTACGGCGACATCGCCGACATCGCCCGCGGCCTGCGCATGGTGCGGCCGGGCGAGCTGGTCGTGCTGCGGCCGCTGCCCTCGACCTCGACCGGTCCGAGCGTGCGCGAGATGATCATCGGCTCGGAGGGGCGCCTCGGCGTCATCACCGAGGTCTGGGTGAACGTGCACCGGCAGCCCGCGGTGCGTGAGGTGCAGGCCTACTTCTTCCCCACCTGGGACGCCGGCCTCGCCGCGATGCACGAGATCGCCGAGAGCGACGCCTCGCCCTCGATCACGCGCGTGTCGGATGCCCGCGAGAGCGGGTTCTCGCTCGCCACGCGCAAGGAGTCGAAGGGCTTCAGCGCGGTGGCGCAGAACACCCTCATGAACGTGCTCAAGCGCCGCGGCTGGAACCTCGACGACATGTGCCTGTCGTTCATCGGCTACGAGGGCACCTCGAAGCACGTGTCCTACGAGAAGCGTCTGGTCGGCTCCATCGTGCGCAAGCACGGCGGCATCGGGGTGGGCAAGGGACCGGGCGCGCTCTACGACCAGAAGAAGTTCGACACGCCCTACCTCCGCGACTTCCTGCTCGACCGGGGCGCGGCCGCCGACGTGTCCGAGACCGCCGCTCCCTGGTCGAAGCTCAAGTCGGTCTACGACAACACGATCGCCGCCGCGAACCGCGCCTACGACGAGCTGGGCGTGCACGGCTGGATCATGTGCCACCTCTCGCACTCGTACCACTCGGGCGCCTGCCTGTACTTCACCTTCGCGTTCAAGCACGACGAGAACCCGGTGGCGCAGTACCAGGTCGTGAAGGACGCGATCCAGCAGGCGTTCGTCGACTCGGGCGCGACGCTGTCGCACCACCACGCCGTGGGCCTCGAGCACGCGCCGTGGATGGAGGAGGACATCTCCACCGGCGGCGTGCACCTGATGCAGGCGCTGTTCGATGCGGCCGACCCGCAGGGGATCCTCAACCCGGGCAAGATCCTCAGCCGTGGCTTCCACGCCGCGCCGGAGGAGCAGGCGTCCGCCGCTGCCGCCCCGGCCGCTGCCGCTCCGGCCGCTACCGCTCCGGCTCGGAAGCCTGCGGCGGCGAAGCGGTCCGCCGCGGCGAAGGAGTCGGCACCTGAGTCGACGTCGGCCCCGGAGTCAGCGCCGGCCACAGCAGAGTGA
- a CDS encoding TetR/AcrR family transcriptional regulator, whose amino-acid sequence MQGRDPRDADVRIVESTLALLRDRGPSAVTVESVSHVSGVAKTTIYRRYEDREALLAAAIDAATTEVTLPTGLSTYDTLHWLLGQARVRVQDIVGRGTVAAILVDDDAPFTEQLRLMIRMRSHTLVAFLEERVAAGDLRQGLDVKFVVSVLLGSAVGQVIRGREPDERWADDLLTLLWPALTPGPTSTQVPTPSPRRTASPPQASEPER is encoded by the coding sequence ATGCAGGGTCGGGATCCGCGAGACGCCGATGTCCGGATCGTCGAGTCGACGCTGGCGCTGCTGCGCGACCGTGGCCCCTCGGCGGTCACGGTCGAGTCGGTCAGCCACGTCTCCGGGGTCGCGAAGACGACCATCTACCGCCGCTACGAGGACCGCGAGGCGCTCCTGGCGGCCGCGATCGACGCCGCCACCACCGAGGTCACGCTCCCGACCGGGCTGTCCACGTACGACACCCTGCACTGGCTGCTCGGCCAGGCCCGCGTCCGCGTGCAGGACATCGTGGGCCGGGGCACCGTCGCCGCGATCCTCGTCGACGACGACGCCCCGTTCACCGAGCAGCTGCGGCTGATGATCAGGATGCGCAGCCACACGCTCGTCGCGTTCCTCGAGGAGCGTGTCGCGGCCGGCGACCTGCGTCAGGGACTCGACGTGAAGTTCGTGGTGAGCGTGCTGCTGGGGTCGGCCGTCGGCCAGGTCATCCGTGGGCGCGAGCCGGATGAGCGCTGGGCCGACGACCTCCTCACTCTGCTGTGGCCGGCGCTGACTCCGGGGCCGACGTCGACTCAGGTGCCGACTCCTTCGCCGCGGCGGACCGCTTCGCCGCCGCAGGCTTCCGAGCCGGAGCGGTAG
- a CDS encoding TetR/AcrR family transcriptional regulator yields the protein MTDGGDGPRSTYRHGDLRGALLAAGVDMAREGGPDAVVLREATRRAGVSPNAAYRHFADREALLHAVSDVCLGLVADRLEAEVAARTSHEALGAGADDERIRARVELSAVGYGYVAFAREQPGLFRAAFTVPDDLAKAQDPAKAGATGLTPFQIVGRALDRLVEAGVMPAERRPGAEFVAWATVHGLGMLVIDGPLRGLDDQMVDYATDRVLEMVDRGLATA from the coding sequence ATGACCGACGGGGGCGACGGACCTCGCAGCACCTACCGGCACGGCGACCTGCGGGGAGCCCTGCTGGCTGCGGGGGTCGACATGGCTCGCGAGGGCGGGCCGGATGCGGTGGTGCTGCGCGAGGCCACCCGCCGTGCCGGGGTCTCCCCGAACGCGGCCTACCGGCACTTCGCCGATCGGGAGGCACTGCTCCACGCCGTCTCCGACGTCTGCCTCGGACTGGTCGCCGATCGGCTCGAGGCCGAGGTCGCGGCCCGGACCTCGCACGAGGCGCTCGGCGCGGGCGCCGACGACGAGCGGATCCGGGCCCGGGTCGAGCTCTCGGCCGTCGGATACGGGTACGTCGCGTTCGCCCGCGAGCAGCCCGGGCTGTTCCGCGCCGCGTTCACGGTGCCCGACGACCTCGCCAAGGCCCAGGACCCGGCCAAGGCGGGGGCGACCGGGCTCACGCCGTTCCAGATCGTCGGCCGCGCCCTCGACCGGCTCGTCGAGGCCGGGGTGATGCCGGCCGAGCGGCGCCCGGGCGCGGAGTTCGTCGCCTGGGCGACCGTGCATGGCCTGGGGATGCTCGTCATCGACGGCCCCCTCCGCGGGCTCGACGACCAGATGGTCGACTACGCCACCGACCGTGTGCTGGAGATGGTCGACCGAGGCCTCGCCACGGCCTGA